Proteins from a genomic interval of Treponema brennaborense DSM 12168:
- a CDS encoding cobalamin-binding protein, giving the protein MKRLRAFILAILVCTGTGGPLLSAAAETVSAGSPRRIVSLSPAVTEIVFALGAERSLQARTDYCDWPPQAAAIPSVGGFDGKATSLEKILSFRPDLVCVTAGMHDHLIAPLEKYGIGVFVSSADTVEDVLSEITELARITGCERSGDTLVAGIRAQLAQARALLRDGPPVRVFWEVSASPYFTCGKNSFINDVLACAGAVNVFADVTQPYPQVSEESIIARAPDVIIVPSYGGIDAAAAVLKRRAWENVPAVRNRNVFSVDADVVSRPGPRIGQAALLIAQLLYARDGNR; this is encoded by the coding sequence ATGAAACGATTACGCGCATTCATACTGGCGATTCTCGTCTGCACCGGAACGGGCGGACCGCTGCTTTCCGCAGCGGCAGAAACTGTTTCCGCCGGCTCTCCCCGGCGGATCGTTTCACTTTCGCCTGCGGTCACTGAAATCGTTTTCGCGCTCGGAGCGGAACGTTCGCTTCAAGCCCGTACCGACTACTGCGACTGGCCGCCGCAAGCAGCTGCTATTCCTTCCGTCGGCGGGTTTGACGGCAAGGCGACCAGTCTCGAAAAAATCCTGTCTTTCAGGCCCGATCTGGTCTGCGTTACCGCCGGTATGCACGATCATCTTATCGCACCGCTTGAAAAATACGGTATCGGCGTGTTCGTGTCTTCCGCGGACACCGTTGAAGACGTACTCTCCGAAATAACCGAGCTTGCCCGAATTACCGGATGCGAACGCAGCGGAGACACGCTCGTTGCCGGAATCAGGGCGCAGCTCGCACAGGCGCGCGCGCTTCTACGGGACGGACCGCCGGTCCGCGTTTTTTGGGAAGTGTCGGCATCTCCATATTTTACCTGCGGAAAGAATTCTTTCATAAACGACGTGCTCGCTTGTGCGGGAGCCGTAAACGTCTTCGCCGACGTTACGCAGCCGTACCCGCAGGTAAGTGAAGAAAGCATCATTGCGCGCGCGCCGGACGTTATCATCGTTCCCTCTTACGGAGGAATAGACGCGGCGGCGGCCGTACTGAAACGCCGCGCTTGGGAAAACGTCCCCGCGGTGCGGAATCGGAACGTGTTCAGCGTCGACGCCGACGTCGTTTCCCGTCCGGGGCCGCGAATCGGACAGGCGGCGCTGCTGATCGCGCAATTACTGTACGCGCGGGACGGCAACCGATGA
- a CDS encoding FecCD family ABC transporter permease, protein MKISAPHPVRTGTSLTVRFTATALFLLAAAAAGIAFGTERIPFREIGNALFRPAAADPFAAVIVRELRLPRVLLAGLSGALLASAGAAFQGFFRNPLAESGIMGISSGAALGAVLSAFIPAATGIAGAAELASRFPQFMQANVTTVCAFCGAAAAAFLIYAASKLTARSGGTIAILLTGTAAGTFFSAVTSVVLLVKDTELHRMFVWTLGSFNGKGWSELAFVLPAAVLSAVLLAGCARFLDVLSGGERTAQALGLDPAHARLLVLTAGSLASAAAVCAGGTIGFVGLIAPHVARRLFSPRHAVLIPASMMGGAVFLITCDTAARTVAAPAEIPVGIITALAGAPFFISILFGGRNRTGNFNE, encoded by the coding sequence ATGAAAATCTCCGCGCCGCACCCGGTGCGCACCGGAACTTCGCTCACCGTACGATTCACGGCCACCGCGTTGTTTTTGCTGGCCGCCGCCGCTGCAGGTATCGCTTTCGGCACCGAACGCATTCCGTTCCGTGAAATCGGGAACGCCCTGTTCCGCCCTGCCGCCGCCGATCCGTTTGCCGCCGTCATCGTCAGGGAACTGCGGCTGCCGCGCGTGCTGCTCGCCGGCCTGAGCGGCGCGCTGCTCGCCAGTGCGGGAGCCGCTTTCCAGGGATTTTTCCGTAATCCGCTCGCCGAATCGGGAATCATGGGAATCTCGTCGGGAGCAGCGTTGGGGGCGGTGCTGAGCGCGTTCATTCCCGCGGCAACGGGAATCGCAGGCGCAGCGGAGCTTGCTTCACGGTTTCCGCAATTCATGCAGGCAAACGTAACGACCGTCTGCGCGTTCTGCGGCGCGGCGGCGGCGGCGTTTCTGATATACGCCGCGTCAAAATTGACGGCACGTTCGGGCGGAACGATTGCGATTCTGCTGACGGGAACCGCCGCCGGAACGTTTTTTTCAGCGGTAACGTCCGTCGTACTGCTCGTCAAAGATACGGAACTGCACCGGATGTTCGTGTGGACGCTCGGCAGCTTCAACGGCAAAGGCTGGAGCGAACTGGCGTTCGTACTGCCGGCGGCGGTGCTGTCCGCAGTGCTGCTCGCCGGCTGCGCCCGTTTTTTGGACGTCCTGAGCGGCGGCGAACGTACCGCGCAAGCGCTCGGTCTTGATCCCGCTCACGCGCGGCTGCTGGTTCTGACGGCCGGCTCGCTCGCGTCGGCAGCCGCCGTCTGCGCGGGCGGCACCATCGGATTCGTAGGGCTGATCGCACCGCACGTCGCGCGGAGGCTGTTCAGCCCGCGTCACGCCGTTCTGATACCGGCAAGCATGATGGGCGGCGCCGTGTTTCTCATAACCTGCGATACTGCCGCGCGAACCGTTGCGGCTCCGGCGGAAATTCCGGTGGGAATCATCACCGCGCTCGCCGGCGCGCCGTTTTTCATATCGATACTGTTCGGCGGCCGCAACCGGACGGGGAATTTCAATGAATAA
- a CDS encoding ABC transporter ATP-binding protein has protein sequence MNNVCVRRLDAFYGKTQILSDISLSAEAGRCTFLTGPNGSGKSTLLAVLAGIDVPGLICGAGKKSPPVTLDGEPLASFSRKALSRRIAFMPQHESIVWNYTVRDVILAGRYAHTGFFGSYAEADYEAARRAAAELELEPLLDRSVTTLSGGEFQRVRIARALAQEPGVLLLDEPAANLDFTFRFCLLDTIRRLARRKNLTVVVSIHDLDLAAAFADVLALLSPIGRARENGAAQLCTGTPESVLTPDLLYRAYGKKFGVYTHPAYGCPTAFVVPSQ, from the coding sequence ATGAATAACGTATGCGTGCGGCGGCTCGACGCTTTTTACGGAAAAACGCAAATCCTGAGCGATATTTCGCTTTCGGCGGAAGCCGGACGCTGCACGTTCCTGACCGGGCCGAACGGAAGCGGCAAATCCACGCTGCTCGCCGTTTTGGCAGGAATCGACGTACCGGGGCTCATCTGCGGAGCCGGAAAAAAATCTCCGCCGGTAACGCTCGACGGAGAGCCGCTCGCGTCGTTTTCCCGCAAAGCGCTTTCGCGCAGAATCGCGTTCATGCCGCAGCACGAATCGATCGTCTGGAATTACACCGTGCGCGACGTGATTCTTGCCGGACGATACGCGCATACGGGCTTTTTCGGTTCATACGCCGAAGCCGATTACGAGGCCGCACGCCGCGCCGCCGCTGAATTGGAACTCGAACCGCTGCTGGATCGCTCCGTCACGACGCTTTCAGGCGGAGAATTCCAGCGGGTCAGAATCGCCCGCGCACTCGCGCAGGAACCGGGCGTCCTGCTGCTCGACGAACCGGCGGCGAATCTCGATTTTACGTTCAGATTTTGTCTGCTCGATACGATCCGACGTCTCGCCCGGCGCAAAAATCTGACGGTCGTCGTTTCGATCCACGATCTCGATCTTGCCGCCGCGTTCGCCGACGTACTGGCGCTGCTTTCGCCGATCGGGCGCGCGAGGGAAAACGGAGCGGCACAGCTGTGCACGGGCACGCCGGAATCGGTTCTGACGCCGGACTTGTTGTACCGCGCGTACGGCAAAAAATTCGGCGTCTACACCCACCCGGCGTACGGCTGTCCGACGGCGTTCGTCGTTCCGTCCCAATAA
- a CDS encoding ROK family protein encodes MNESCGNALVVKEVNTALVSKALQNCRTATKQELSQLTGLSLMTVGTILLQLEESGEVLQGEQVPSAGGRPSRQYRYNADSTLRLAVQTLKKDGFDTAEICVANAFDEIVYLKEFRVSHMEAQSFFAPIDDVLNAYPAIRSIAVGLPGVVQGDTVVSCDFGRLAGCDLGTLFRERYGLPVVLDNDVNCVVAGRCGGRELQPETAVVALYFPRVCALGAGIWIGSGVYRGFRSYAGEVSDMPLGIDWCSDQTLYDDELKLAAAIAKLVTSLCCVLDPQEIVLYGRVLTERHLNLILEHLKRTDKLSGDACSGTRARLPEIVLSPEFETDYRNGLLHQARSLLKPAFELRRN; translated from the coding sequence ATGAATGAATCCTGCGGAAACGCACTCGTTGTAAAAGAAGTAAACACCGCGCTCGTCTCCAAAGCGCTGCAAAATTGCCGGACGGCAACCAAACAGGAACTGTCGCAGCTCACCGGATTAAGTTTGATGACGGTGGGAACCATCCTTCTGCAATTGGAAGAAAGCGGTGAAGTACTGCAAGGCGAACAAGTTCCTTCAGCGGGAGGGCGGCCGTCGAGGCAGTACCGCTACAACGCCGACTCGACCCTGCGGCTCGCCGTTCAGACGCTCAAAAAGGACGGATTCGACACGGCGGAAATCTGCGTTGCAAACGCGTTCGATGAAATCGTGTACCTGAAGGAATTCCGGGTTTCTCACATGGAAGCGCAATCGTTTTTTGCACCGATCGACGACGTGCTGAACGCCTACCCGGCGATTCGGTCGATCGCCGTCGGCTTGCCCGGCGTCGTACAGGGCGACACCGTCGTTTCATGCGACTTCGGGCGGCTCGCCGGCTGCGATTTGGGCACGCTGTTCCGCGAACGGTACGGGTTACCCGTCGTGCTTGACAACGACGTAAACTGCGTCGTCGCGGGTCGGTGCGGAGGGCGGGAATTGCAGCCGGAAACGGCGGTGGTGGCATTGTATTTTCCGCGCGTCTGCGCGCTGGGTGCGGGAATCTGGATCGGCAGCGGCGTGTACCGCGGGTTCCGCAGTTACGCGGGTGAAGTTTCCGACATGCCGCTCGGCATCGACTGGTGCAGCGATCAAACGCTGTACGACGATGAACTGAAACTCGCCGCCGCGATTGCAAAGCTCGTAACCTCCCTGTGCTGCGTACTCGATCCGCAGGAAATCGTCTTATACGGGCGAGTTTTGACGGAACGGCATCTGAATCTCATACTGGAGCATCTGAAACGGACGGATAAGCTGTCCGGCGACGCCTGCTCCGGTACCCGGGCGCGGCTGCCAGAAATAGTACTTTCACCTGAATTTGAAACCGATTACCGGAACGGACTGCTGCATCAGGCTCGCAGTCTCTTAAAACCGGCATTTGAATTAAGAAGGAACTGA
- a CDS encoding MFS transporter, with the protein MSILILCIIYAAFISLGLPDGMLGAAWPTIRGQFGLPLGYAGFVSLTISAGTIVSSLLSVKVLRRFGTGKVSAVSVLLTAVGLLGFSLAPSFGWLFLFAIPLGIGGGAIDSGLNEYVAEHYKASHMNFLHSFWGIGALTGPLVMSAFIRQNGVWQNGYRFTAAVQFVLVIVMFCALPVWKRAERKSRLEHEALLARAERENITHPAKKTFIESIRVPGVKEVLLCFMTYASMEFMLGLWGSSYLTAVKGFETARAAAWVSLYYGGITAGRFLCGFLAMKLSNKTLIRTGALTALTGVACLFAGHYTGVGDWCTLCGFIFFGLGCAPIFPAMLHETPARFGKDNAQAVMGFQMAVAYTSSALMPPLFGWVATIASVSILPWVLAGFALVLFICSEKANGIFKK; encoded by the coding sequence ATGTCCATTCTCATTTTGTGCATCATTTACGCCGCTTTTATCAGTCTGGGCTTGCCCGACGGAATGCTCGGCGCCGCGTGGCCTACGATACGCGGTCAATTCGGCCTGCCGCTCGGATACGCGGGGTTCGTTTCGCTCACGATTTCAGCCGGAACGATCGTTTCGTCGCTTTTGAGCGTCAAAGTACTGCGCCGCTTCGGTACCGGGAAAGTGTCGGCGGTGAGCGTTCTGCTGACCGCGGTCGGTCTGCTGGGATTTTCGCTTGCGCCGTCTTTCGGATGGCTGTTTCTGTTCGCGATTCCTCTCGGCATCGGCGGAGGCGCCATAGACAGCGGTTTGAACGAATACGTGGCTGAACATTATAAAGCGAGCCACATGAATTTCCTGCACAGTTTTTGGGGAATCGGCGCGCTTACCGGGCCGCTGGTCATGTCGGCTTTTATCAGGCAAAACGGCGTGTGGCAAAACGGATACCGTTTTACCGCCGCGGTGCAATTCGTACTGGTAATCGTCATGTTTTGCGCACTGCCGGTGTGGAAGCGGGCCGAACGGAAAAGCCGGCTCGAACACGAAGCGCTTTTGGCGCGCGCCGAGCGGGAAAATATCACGCATCCGGCAAAAAAAACGTTCATCGAAAGTATCCGCGTGCCGGGCGTAAAAGAAGTGCTGCTGTGTTTTATGACGTACGCGAGTATGGAGTTCATGCTCGGTCTGTGGGGCTCAAGCTATTTGACTGCCGTAAAAGGCTTTGAAACGGCGCGGGCGGCGGCCTGGGTATCGCTGTATTACGGCGGAATTACCGCCGGGCGCTTTTTATGCGGATTTCTCGCCATGAAACTTTCAAATAAAACGCTTATCCGTACCGGTGCACTCACCGCGCTCACGGGTGTCGCGTGCCTTTTTGCCGGACATTACACCGGAGTCGGCGACTGGTGCACGTTGTGCGGGTTCATATTCTTCGGTCTCGGCTGTGCGCCGATTTTTCCCGCCATGCTGCACGAAACGCCCGCGCGGTTCGGCAAAGACAACGCGCAGGCGGTCATGGGCTTTCAAATGGCGGTGGCGTACACGTCTTCGGCACTGATGCCGCCGCTGTTCGGCTGGGTGGCGACGATTGCGTCGGTATCCATTTTACCGTGGGTGCTCGCCGGCTTCGCGCTCGTCCTTTTCATCTGTTCGGAGAAGGCGAACGGTATATTCAAAAAATAA
- a CDS encoding response regulator transcription factor → MITIVIADDEKLIRAGIKKIITDSLGVPVSVLEAKNGAEALELCTTELPDLIITDIRMPCMDGVELMHRLAQCEQRPSLIVLSGFDDFSYAKEAIAGGAVSYILKPVDKKELISAVNTAIAVSRKEEKARTEQMLKKIADEGRFDSSCVPGSFRFDNGLCCTAVTGARCLAVVSRILQPVRFYVLEQKKDFVMLVVPCEAVYLLETDLSAASFSAGISASSGNLSALRTLRMQAFAALLQSFFADSAGRRSPGVFRFTESSAVSDFSAIDSAYEKCISRLDIASVAEIQRDMELLFDFAKISDPRRAAVLYYLYNKVMNNLFKRFPGCSGSDMYLHLKSIMIENIWQFASVNEWKTCICDYTVYLAALLQQNTAEYPFITDALEYVKTHFAKNINMAMVANHVSVNYTWFSEKFKEHVGINFNEYLKRIRITEAQRLLSKGCYKVYEVAQKSGFSDVKYFMKTFKEATGMSPGEYRKVKESQTHFAG, encoded by the coding sequence ATGATAACGATCGTTATTGCCGACGATGAAAAATTGATCCGCGCCGGTATCAAGAAAATCATTACGGATTCGCTGGGTGTTCCCGTTTCCGTTCTGGAAGCAAAAAACGGAGCGGAAGCGCTCGAATTGTGTACGACCGAATTGCCGGATTTAATCATTACCGATATCCGAATGCCCTGTATGGACGGCGTGGAGCTGATGCATCGGCTTGCGCAGTGCGAGCAGCGGCCTTCACTCATCGTTTTGAGCGGATTTGACGATTTTTCGTATGCAAAAGAGGCGATTGCCGGCGGCGCCGTTTCATATATTCTTAAACCGGTTGATAAAAAAGAACTGATTTCGGCAGTCAACACGGCGATCGCCGTATCGCGTAAAGAAGAAAAAGCCAGAACGGAACAGATGCTCAAAAAAATTGCGGACGAAGGCCGGTTCGACAGCAGTTGTGTGCCCGGCAGTTTCCGTTTTGATAACGGATTGTGCTGCACGGCGGTTACGGGCGCACGGTGCCTTGCCGTCGTTTCCCGGATTCTGCAGCCCGTCCGTTTTTATGTGCTTGAACAGAAAAAAGATTTCGTTATGCTCGTCGTACCCTGCGAAGCGGTGTATCTTTTGGAAACCGATTTGTCGGCTGCTTCTTTTTCGGCGGGAATCAGCGCTTCTTCCGGTAACCTTTCGGCCCTGCGCACGCTTCGGATGCAGGCGTTTGCGGCGCTTTTGCAGTCGTTTTTTGCCGATTCTGCGGGTCGCCGTTCACCGGGCGTGTTCCGTTTTACGGAATCATCGGCTGTATCCGATTTTTCGGCAATAGACAGCGCGTATGAAAAATGTATCAGCCGGCTCGATATTGCGTCCGTTGCCGAAATTCAGCGCGATATGGAACTGCTGTTCGATTTTGCAAAGATTTCGGATCCCCGCCGCGCTGCCGTATTGTATTATCTGTACAACAAAGTCATGAACAATTTGTTCAAGCGTTTTCCCGGATGCAGCGGTTCGGATATGTATCTGCATCTGAAAAGTATTATGATAGAAAATATTTGGCAGTTTGCTTCCGTAAACGAGTGGAAAACCTGCATTTGTGATTACACCGTCTATCTTGCGGCGCTTTTGCAGCAAAATACCGCCGAATATCCGTTCATTACCGACGCGCTTGAATACGTCAAAACTCATTTTGCAAAAAACATCAATATGGCGATGGTTGCGAACCACGTATCGGTAAACTATACTTGGTTTTCCGAGAAATTCAAAGAGCACGTCGGAATCAATTTTAACGAATATCTGAAGCGTATCAGGATTACGGAAGCCCAGCGGCTGCTGAGTAAAGGCTGCTACAAAGTGTATGAAGTCGCGCAGAAATCCGGTTTCAGTGATGTAAAATACTTTATGAAAACGTTCAAGGAGGCGACCGGTATGTCGCCGGGCGAGTATCGTAAAGTAAAGGAATCCCAAACACATTTTGCCGGCTGA